DNA from Fusarium falciforme chromosome 7, complete sequence:
ATCATCAATGATCTTGCCGACGTCGTCGATGCTGTCGAGGATCTTCGTCTACCTTCGAGGCCTGAGGACCGGGCCAGACTGAGGATCGAAAGACGAAAGATGTGTGACTCTGTGATCAAGGGGGCCAATGACTTGACAGCCATATTCGACTCGGTGAAAGCGGAGAGCAAGTATACCGATCTGGCCCGTATGTGTTCCTGTTGCGAGATACCTACTAGAAGCTAATTGCAACAAACCAGCCAAGAACCTGCCGAGATATCGCAACGAGATTTGCGGTCAACTGTTGAACCCACTGCGAAAATCCGATCCGAGAAGAGCCACCACCTACGGGCGGCCATTTTCCTTTACCCCATACAGGGAGAAACTGCGCATCATCCTTTCCGGCATCGAGCGGGAGCTTCGTCGATGGCTCAAAGTGCCCCGAGAAGAGACGCGGAAGTCAACAAAACACGGAGGGCAGCAACAAAAGAGCCGACCACGCCGAGGTTCATCACCGCCAAACCTGCCGGGTCTATGCACCGTCATGTAGATTCTTCCGAAAGTGGAATCACGCGACGCGTAATGGATTTAGCGAGGACATGGTCTGATTTTAAGCGACGGAAATCAACAGTTGGGAACACATACAGAACCAAGAGACTGCAGCTTTCTTATATCGTAAGGGAGGCGAACGGGATACAACTAATTTGGACGGGAGAATTCAGGTAGATAGCGAAAATGGTCATTTTGGAGGCATTTTCATTACATTTAggtagttaatattaatctcaTTTCATTTCGCCAACTCTGCTCCAGGCATAAAACTATGCACTCGGATATTCACCTTATGCATCAACATGCTTCTCATTATGGTTCTGGGACATGAGGCTTTCAAAGATCTCACCGCCTTCTTGAAGATCCATGTGAATCATGGTCATTCTAACGTATTTCGTTAGCGAACAAGGAAGATAGCGTGCCGAACACAGCCGACAGGGGACATTAGAACTGTCTCAGCGAGATATCTCACCGCCGAGGTCCAAGCTGACGCAATATTAGTCTTGAATCCAATCAATAAACCGACTAGCCTAGTATTCATCAAGCCACGATCGCAAAATGGCACCGATGGCTTCTGGCTGATGGTAAGCGGAAAGATGCCCAGCTTCGTCAACCGAGTAGAACCTCAACCGATCCGTCCCTTTCCAGAAGCCCCCTCTCCTTACGCCCCAGCCTTCTACATCTGTTGTGACTTCACCGTCACTAAAGTGCCAGTCCGTGTAGCCGAGGCTCTGATACTGTGCCTGACCCTTCCAAGGTTGCTCATCCAACATTCGCATTTGGCCTGGCGTGTTTCTGTGGACCTCGTCAGTTTCGTGGAATCCAACTCTTGCACTAGATGGCTCACATAATAATGTCATTATTTCCGTTGATGAACAGAACTTTGATGTCTGTCTCGTCAAGAATCCAGGTTAGCTCCCGAGTCACGGGGAGATGTATATGTCCATCATTCTCCCAGCGCTCGCCCATGTCAAAGTCAATCAGATTAAATGGGAAATTGTGAAATCCGAGTTTTTTCTGGACCCAATTGCGATTGAAATACTTCCAAGTAGGCCCATATGCAAGGTTCGAGCATATAGGAGGAATCTCACACGGATGTCGGCCTAATTATGCCATGTTAGAACTGAAACAaagttcatcctcctcgaggaaGATTGGGCGTTGGAGGCAAGGCAACTGACTGTCATAGGGATCCCATCCTCCAGGGCGTACTCCGTCAAGGAAATACTTGCCAAGTGCCTCCTCGCAAACCTCGTTTGCCGCACGGCAAATGTCGATATCGTAGGACTCTCTGCAACGAGCTGCCATCACCTCGCAGGTGGGTATCGCGGCTTCCATTGCAGCGCAGGCGGTAGCGTTCATCAGAGGTGCCTTACGGCCATCAGACGCCCAGTCTGTGCAAAAGAAGTCGTAGTAGCCGACAAATTGGCGAGTCGCGTCGATGTACCCATCCAAGATGACGGCTGATGAGATGTTGATACGAGGTTCGAGGCCCTTGTTGGCATTCTCTCGCTCGAGAGATGCTATGTATTGTGTGTAAGCAGTGACGTAGTGACCTCCCATCGACTCTCCCGTTATATGCCACGGCCGTCCGGCAAGTTCCGGGAAGACATCATGTGATAGTGTCGACAAGAATGAGTACACATCTTGGGCTCCCTGTTTCAGGGTCACGGCGATCTGATCTCGATCTGTTATCTGTGAGAAGCCGACGCCCACTGGTTGGCTGAACAAGGTTAGCCAATTTGATTCTCACATTTTATCTACCAAGACACGAGTGAGCTTACTCGATGTAGACGACGTTTGCTTGATCGATCCAAGAATATTCGAGACGCTTAGTCGAGTTTCCGTCACGGTTTACGGAGCAAGGGCCACTACCCATGAACAGTCCCATCTCTCCCGCTGCACCTGGACCACTAATTGTGGCCAAAAGAGGTTGATTAGCATTAACTCGAAGTTGTTAGAAGCTTGGTTTTGACTCACCCACTCATCCATAGTAACAATGGGTCTGTTTCTGGGTTGCGTCGGCTCTCAAAGTACCCTAACAACATGAGTCTCGAGCCAATTGTCTTCGTGACTTAGAATACGCACAGAAAAACATAGACTTGTCGGCCGTAACGTTGACTGTGCCCGTCCATTGCCGAGACCCAGCATCACAGAGGTCAGGAGACTGTTCGCGGACCTCAAAGTTTGAGCCTGGCAGTTCATCAACTCCGGTTAGTGGCTTCTGTTCCTGGGCGTTGGCGAATAGTGTCTCGCCAGCTAAAAATGCTGAAACAGCTATCCGAAACATCCGCATGATGACCCGTCTCTGGATCGCGTCAAGGCGCGGTATCCCTGGTGGTGCGCGTAAGAACATGGAGGATCCAAAACTTGTTCCTGAATTACTAATTACGGACTCCATAAGATTGGGGCGAAGCAACCACGCCACGTCCTTCCTCGGTTAGAACACAAGCCGGTGTGGGGCATCAGGAACGAGGATCAAGACACCCATGTTCAGCACGCAATCTTGCTCCGAACCTCTTGAGGAAGTCAGATGGTTCCTTGTTGGGTTATCTTCTGGTTGCTATCTTACCAAGCGATAAGATGTAATCTCCCAGTTGCCTTCGATGTGGCGAGTTTGTACGAAGCGGCATAGCATTGTTGCTTCACAAACGTCCACGCTTGCGCTTTGGTAGGTACCTGTGAAACAACCAAAACCATTAAATAGCCTTTCTCTGCCAATCGCTCACTGGAATTAGACATCACTATATACAAACACTAACACAAAAACCTAACCAATTATACACGTACTTCCAAACTCATCAAGTGATCTACAAAGTTGTACTGTTAACCCAGCGTTAATGCATGTTGGGATTACCCTATACCAGAATGGAATCTGCAATAAGTGCAACTTTGGGGGCCGTCTGCCGGACTCCGGGATATGCGAAAGGCCCGGAAACCGACACAAATAGATAGTCAGCCCAAGTACCTGCGTGTTGTGGTGACTCTCGGCCGATCGACCCGGGTTGAAGAGTTCGGTGCTCGGCCTCCGGCGTCGGAGTGGGGCCGAGATCCAATTCGGCCGAAAGAACGGAAAACGCCGGACCCCATCCCCAACCACCATGGTTAATAATACGCTTGATACGCAAAAGTGAGATCCTTCCACCAATCCAGAGCCTCTTTATCTGACAGAAAGGCCAAGTTTAGCAAGGCCGACAGCCCTGCCAGCCCAACCAGCTTTGCCAAGCCGAATTGCTTCTCGGCTCGGCTTACGGTTGGACCATTCGCCATACGCTACGTCTGCGTTGATgctcttttttcccttctcgGTTAAAGGTGACGTCTGACATGGAACCACCTTTCTCTCGTAAGCGCAACTTGCCCGTAAGCGCGGGGACAGACAGTTGAGCGAATTTAAACCCGACAGTTCCCTGTTGTTCAGTTGCCAAGATATTTCTGAATCATCAAGAATACCATTATGGCGGACGACAAGCAAAAGCCGATTATCTTCCTCGTCCACGGTGCGTGGCATCGTCCCCTGCATTATCGCCCTCTCATCCATGCTCTCCAAGCCAAGGGCTTCACCGTTCTGGCACCTCCCCTGGCAAGCTCTGGATATGACGACTCAGTCGACGGCAAGACGTACCATGACGACGTGAAGCGTGTTCATGATGTGCTGCTGCCCTTCCTGGATGAAGGAAGAATTGCTATTGGTATCGGCCATAGCTACGGCGGGGTGCCTCTCACCGTAGCCATCCAAGGTCACACTATCGCCGAGCGGGCAGCAAAGGGCCTCAAGGGAGGAGTTGCATCAGCCATCTACATTTCAGCGACGCCGGTTATCGCCAAAGACATTTCCATGTATGAGTCTGTGGGAAACAAGTATACTACAGACTGGCTCCACGAGGTTTCTGTATGCACTCTACATCCCACTGCCCAACCTGAACATTTACTGAGATGAAATTTTAGGAAAAACGTCTCCCGCTCAAACCTGACATCGCGCCGGATGCCTTCTACTTCGATGTTGAGAAGTCCATCAGGGATGAGGCGATGGCGCATGTTTGCCATCAGAGCCGCGGACCCTTCGAGGTTCCCGTTGTCTGCACGCCAAAGGACCTTGACATCCCCAAGACCTATGTCGTGTGCCTAAACGACAAGATCTTCCTAAAGGATATCCAGGCCTACGTGGCGGATAACTGGGGAGCCAAGGCTCTTGAGATCGAATCGGGACACAGCCCGTGGTTGATTGATTCTCACAGAGAATGGCTTGTGAATCTGGTTGGAGAGGAGGCGGCTAAGATCTAAGGATGATGGTATGGATCTAACGCATCAGTTGGGGGTTTCTACGTTGAAGCATAATTTGTGTAAGGAGGTATTGTTAAGAGGCGGGAGCAAGATAGAACTAGAAGTCGGCTATTTACGTCGACATTCCCCCGAGATGCAATACCCTGTGTGATAGCCAAAACTTCCGCAATTAAACTGAATGGGACATGCACTTTTTATTCAAGTctctatagttatatatccTTGGAAAACTAAGTGGCTATAATGCTGAGCTGggattggaggaggaggccagcACAAAGGTTGCCTTATAGTTCGCCTTCAGGCTTTTTCTGCATTGTGCCCAGTCCTGCACTGTCATTCGTATTTTCTGGACCAGATAGCTGACCGCTTGTTGACAGATAAAATTCTCGACCCTTGATACAGGGACTGCGAAACGCTCCAGCAAGACAGCAGCGATATCTGGGTATTCTAAGAGACCTTACGCTCACTGCTACTCAAGTACGACTTTGGGTTGAGACTTATCAGACGTCCACGTCCGCTGCGAGAGAAAGCCAACATGAGCTGCAAGGGCTATCGACTATCCTCAAGGCTTCCGAAGATCAGATACGGCAATTAAGAAACTCTCTTAGCCCATATACATCCCCAACCTGGCTCGGTCGATGGCGATCAGTGGCCGGCTTTGCTCGGAACGAGGCGTCATTCCAAGATACTTTCGATCTCTTGGAGAAGAACAACAACTGCCTATCTATTTTGCTCCAACTTTGCTCATTGTGAGTCAAACCCTGACGGCCACTGAGGATTATCTTTGAGCTGGGGCTTATCAGACAACAGGAAGAATGGAATTGGTCTGAGTAGAGAAATGCAAAACGTGAGCTCAAGCTTTCAAGAACTTCGAAATGTCTTGCTCAGCTCAGACTCCACTGTTCGCCAAGGCCTTTGCGCTCTCAGAGACCAGGTCCAGGTGCAGATCAGGAGTACACCATCTACTTCAGAGCTGCAACTTTTATCCCAGAAGATTGGCGAGTCAAGCGAACAGCTTAAGAATCTCCGAGATGATCAGCATCTTCACTATTCAAATTTGGACAACGCCCTTGTTCGTCAGGCAGACCTCCAGAAGTCCCTTTTGTCGGCACTTGAAGACGCCAGGAGGCCTCCTGCTTTGGCGATGAGCGGCCTTACTTCAATTGTCGCCGCCGCTCAGATGATTGAGGCAAATTTAGTACGGCCGGCACCTGCGCTTGAGCATTCGAGTCATCCCAATACCATATTTGGTATACGAAATCCTCATCAAGTTTTGCTGTCATTGCTGCTTATCCGCCCGAGGCTGCTGTCTTGTATCCAGCAGATGGCCAACGCAGGCGGAATGCATCTTTCACAGTCCGAAATCTCATGGGTGCAGTCGGAATTTGAACTACTGCAGCGTTCAGCTGCTTTCCTACTTGCAAATTCAACCGCGAGTGAGAAGGATTTGCAGTCTTGGGGACCCCAGACATACAGGTTCCAGTCTCGGCCAAAGAACAATCAGTTTCGCCACAAATTCGCTGATAGAACTGCTGGAGGTCTTCTTATCACTGACAGCTCCGTGGCCTATGATGGACCGAGAGAGTCTCAACAAGCAAATAAGTTCCAGGATTATCGTCTTGCCTGCATAACGCATCTAGCAGACTGCAAGCCATCTGGCCTTTTGGCAACCTTCCGCAGGATGCAAGATGTTATGATGACAAGAAGTCCTCAGATCACTCGAACCTTGCGTGAGCTGACTATTATACCTGAAGACTCGCCGATCTATCAATACACAGTCGAAAACGATATTGAAAAAATGTGTGAGATATTTAGTAAACGGGAAGCATCACCGTTTGACTACACACAGGACGGGACTTCCTTGCTTGCTGTATGCTTTCCATCATTTGAGGCGTATACATACAGATGTAGCTGACGATTCGTTCTCCTAGGTCGCAGCACTCTCTCTCAATTCTGAAGCGGTCGAATTTCTGCTTCAACAAGGAGCCGACCCGTTGAATTGCATTCTCGACGAGTCGTAAGTCCTTTGGTGTCGCCTCAAGAAACTTGGCTGATTAGGCATCCTAGGGGTGTCCATGACATTTGGGATGTGATGACCTACGACATCCCTGGCAGAGCTATCGACGGGGGGCTTTTCGACGCGGCAGAAAGGCTACGACAAAGAGCAAATCTTATATCCAAGAGAGGCCTTGATCCACCAGAAGGGACTACGGGTCCCCAAATGTGGATAAGCTTAAGGGTGGCTGCATACTTTGATTGGGGGGAGACTCGAACCTATCGTGTAAGAGTTGTGGAGTGCTCACAATGCCGCGATCTCACACATGACGAGTACGTATGTTTACCCTTCATTGGAGGTTTAAGGGAAGGACTGGATAATGTGACAAGGGCAGAGAAAGTTTCTTTGGTTTTCATGTCAGACTCAGAAAGCCTTCTCCGTCCTGTACTGGAACGCGTTGCTCTTTGTTACTCCAACATTGCAGAGCGAAAGTTCAATGCTGGTTTCGAGTTCATTCCCAAGGACTCGGTGCAGGTGGAGATCACACCGGAAGTTCTTGGAGATCTGGCCGCACTTGAGAGGAAGACGAGAGAAACTGAGGGGACTTTGAATTGTTGTGACCTCACAAAGTGGTTTTTTACGGAGCGGCTGGAAATACTCAAAAAAGGGGAAGTTCATCGCACTGACAGCTCTCCCCCCAGAAAGGAACGCAGTCTCCTTTGAATTCTACCTTGGACGATATCACCACCCCTGACCTGAGGCCATTGGTTGCGTCGTTTGGTCACTGACGAACTGAGAGAGGAGCCGAAATGAGTAGAAGTGAGCAAGAGCTGGACTTGGCCAGAGCGGCCCTGCAAAAGCGGCGCTGTCTTAGATAGATAATACAACTCGACGGTAGATAGATCGGGATGATATTTACATATGAAATGCGATACAGTTACTTTTAGACTAGTCCTTGACCCTACCAACTGATGCTCATTCTAGAGAGCCAACGACTGGCACCCCAAAAAGACACGCAGGAATAGCTTGATCATTGTCGTTGTCCGAAGTCAAAAAGCCATCAAAGTCGACATCACTGAATGTCTTGCCCGCATTCTGACAGTCAATAGCATTATTTGCCACCGTGTCAAAGTTCAAACCGGTGCTTGCGATAGCCCCAGCCGCATCACGAGGGTGCTCGCCAGTTGCAAGAGTAACAGGCGTTGTGCCATCGCGGTACTTGAAT
Protein-coding regions in this window:
- a CDS encoding AB hydrolase-1 domain-containing protein, which translates into the protein MADDKQKPIIFLVHGAWHRPLHYRPLIHALQAKGFTVLAPPLASSGYDDSVDGKTYHDDVKRVHDVLLPFLDEGRIAIGIGHSYGGVPLTVAIQGHTIAERAAKGLKGGVASAIYISATPVIAKDISMYESVGNKYTTDWLHEVSEKRLPLKPDIAPDAFYFDVEKSIRDEAMAHVCHQSRGPFEVPVVCTPKDLDIPKTYVVCLNDKIFLKDIQAYVADNWGAKALEIESGHSPWLIDSHREWLVNLVGEEAAKI